The proteins below are encoded in one region of Candidatus Margulisiibacteriota bacterium:
- a CDS encoding DNA-directed RNA polymerase subunit alpha, translating to MKLNTKVDVTKSNDGNYAKVVMDPLDKGYGVTLGNSMRRVLLSSLEGAAVTALRIDGVLHEFGAIEGVKEDILNIILNIKTLVIKSHSTTPKTVKIDVKKKGVITAKDIQHDAEIEIINKDHQIATITADKVHVKMELRIEKGTGYRLADQNHFENMPVGTIPVDSSFSPVLKVNHNITATRVGNRTDLDKLTMEIWTNGSMSAEDAIEESSKILIDSFSLFTDYKHIVPLMKEEEKKKESSQQNVDMDLTIEDLELSARSSNCLRKAGISKVSELIQRPMKDLMKIKNFGKKSADEINEKLAQYSLKLKDD from the coding sequence GTGAAATTAAATACTAAGGTTGACGTAACAAAAAGTAATGATGGAAATTATGCCAAAGTTGTTATGGATCCTTTAGACAAAGGATATGGTGTAACACTTGGAAATTCTATGCGTCGGGTGCTTCTTTCTTCTTTAGAGGGTGCCGCAGTTACCGCATTAAGAATTGATGGAGTTTTGCATGAGTTCGGCGCAATTGAAGGTGTAAAAGAAGATATATTGAATATAATACTGAATATTAAAACATTGGTTATTAAATCTCATTCTACTACACCTAAAACAGTGAAAATAGATGTAAAAAAGAAAGGTGTAATTACAGCTAAGGATATACAGCATGACGCTGAGATTGAAATAATCAATAAAGATCACCAGATTGCTACTATTACAGCGGATAAAGTTCATGTAAAAATGGAACTAAGGATTGAAAAAGGAACAGGTTATCGTCTGGCCGATCAGAACCATTTTGAGAATATGCCGGTTGGAACAATACCTGTCGATTCCAGTTTTTCACCTGTTTTAAAGGTAAATCACAATATCACAGCAACCAGAGTAGGGAACAGGACTGACCTGGACAAGTTGACAATGGAGATATGGACAAACGGCAGCATGAGTGCAGAAGACGCAATTGAAGAGTCTTCAAAGATATTGATAGACAGTTTTAGTTTATTTACCGATTACAAGCATATTGTTCCTTTGATGAAGGAAGAAGAAAAAAAGAAAGAGTCTTCTCAACAGAATGTGGACATGGATTTGACAATTGAGGACTTGGAATTATCTGCCAGATCTTCTAACTGTCTGCGTAAAGCCGGTATTTCCAAAGTATCAGAGCTTATCCAGAGACCGATGAAGGATTTGATGAAAATTAAAAATTTCGGTAAAAAATCAGCTGATGAGATAAACGAAAAATTGGCTCAGTATAGCTTGAAATTGAAAGACGATTAA
- the rpsD gene encoding 30S ribosomal protein S4 → MGLYKGPSCKLCRREGIKLYLKSDKCDSPKCSIARRSYPPGMHGPLARIKLSEYGIRLREKQKAKRFYYVSESQMRKYYEQANRMHGDTGEEFLQILESRLDNFVFRSGVVDTRMQARLMVRHGHFMVNKKKVDIPSYILKINDVVTIKEKSLKKFETLLEKAKKKNIPSWVTSDFTGNSFTYTKVPTRDELDVPVNEQFIVEFYSR, encoded by the coding sequence ATGGGTTTGTATAAGGGGCCATCTTGTAAGCTGTGCAGAAGAGAAGGCATCAAGTTATATTTAAAAAGTGACAAATGTGATTCTCCTAAATGTTCAATAGCCAGAAGGAGTTATCCTCCTGGAATGCATGGACCGTTAGCCAGAATAAAATTATCGGAGTATGGTATCCGTTTAAGAGAAAAACAAAAGGCAAAACGTTTTTACTATGTTAGTGAAAGCCAGATGCGTAAATACTACGAACAGGCAAATCGGATGCATGGAGACACCGGAGAAGAGTTTTTGCAAATTCTGGAAAGCAGACTGGATAATTTCGTTTTCCGCAGCGGTGTAGTTGATACTCGTATGCAGGCAAGGCTTATGGTTCGACATGGCCATTTTATGGTTAACAAGAAAAAGGTAGATATTCCTTCCTACATTCTTAAAATTAATGATGTAGTTACCATAAAAGAAAAGTCGTTGAAAAAGTTTGAAACATTATTGGAAAAAGCAAAAAAGAAAAATATTCCCAGTTGGGTAACAAGTGATTTCACCGGCAACAGTTTTACGTATACAAAAGTGCCGACCAGAGATGAACTGGATGTCCCTGTGAATGAACAATTTATCGTTGAATTTTATTCAAGATAA
- the rpsK gene encoding 30S ribosomal protein S11, protein MAEKKKATGRKKKVKKNVSQGIAHISSNFNNTIISICDLEGNVVSWCSAGGVGFKGSKKGTPFAAQSAAEKAALIARENGVMQVDVLVKGPGPGRETAIRAIQAAGIDVISIKDVTPIPHNGCRPPKRRRV, encoded by the coding sequence ATGGCGGAGAAAAAGAAAGCTACCGGACGTAAGAAGAAAGTTAAAAAGAACGTATCGCAAGGTATTGCGCATATCAGTTCCAATTTTAATAATACAATTATTTCTATTTGCGATTTGGAAGGGAATGTAGTTTCCTGGTGCAGCGCAGGTGGAGTCGGTTTTAAGGGTTCAAAAAAAGGTACGCCGTTTGCAGCTCAATCAGCTGCGGAAAAAGCGGCGCTTATTGCCAGAGAAAACGGAGTCATGCAAGTTGATGTGTTAGTCAAAGGTCCCGGCCCAGGTCGTGAGACGGCTATCAGAGCAATTCAGGCTGCCGGTATTGACGTTATATCTATTAAAGATGTTACACCTATTCCGCATAATGGCTGCAGGCCTCCTAAGCGTAGAAGGGTATAG
- the rpsM gene encoding 30S ribosomal protein S13 has product MPRIAGVDVPRNKRIEVALTYIFGIGPTTSRKILDATNISYDVRAQDLTEGEIVKIRDEIKKFTIEGDLRKDISMNIKRLMEIGCYRGIRHKKHLPVRGQRTKTNARTRRGVRRTVAGKRK; this is encoded by the coding sequence ATGCCAAGAATCGCAGGAGTTGATGTACCGAGGAATAAGAGAATAGAAGTTGCGTTAACCTATATATTCGGAATAGGGCCGACTACAAGTAGAAAAATACTGGATGCTACAAATATAAGCTATGATGTCAGAGCTCAGGATTTAACTGAAGGCGAAATTGTTAAAATAAGAGATGAAATAAAAAAGTTTACAATTGAAGGTGATTTGAGAAAAGATATTTCCATGAATATTAAAAGATTGATGGAGATTGGATGTTACCGTGGTATCAGACATAAAAAACATTTACCTGTAAGAGGTCAAAGGACAAAAACCAACGCACGGACCAGAAGAGGCGTTCGTCGAACTGTCGCAGGCAAGAGAAAATAA
- the rpmJ gene encoding 50S ribosomal protein L36 gives MKVRTSVKKICPKCKIIKRFGNVMVICENPKHKQRQG, from the coding sequence ATGAAAGTAAGAACATCAGTAAAGAAAATTTGTCCGAAGTGTAAAATTATTAAACGTTTTGGTAACGTAATGGTTATTTGTGAAAACCCAAAACACAAACAAAGACAAGGATAA
- the infA gene encoding translation initiation factor IF-1: MSKEVIEVEGEILEALPNAMFKVKLETGQEILAHVSGKIRKNFIRILLGDRVKVELSPYDLNRGRITYRTK, from the coding sequence ATGTCAAAAGAAGTCATTGAGGTTGAGGGCGAAATTCTGGAAGCTTTGCCCAACGCAATGTTTAAAGTAAAACTGGAAACCGGGCAGGAAATATTGGCCCACGTATCCGGTAAAATCAGAAAGAATTTTATAAGGATTCTTCTGGGAGACAGAGTGAAAGTGGAGTTGTCTCCGTATGATTTGAATAGAGGTCGGATAACTTACAGAACGAAGTAG
- a CDS encoding adenylate kinase, translating into MKTKILLLGAPGSGKGTQAKYLAGKYNFLHIAMGDILRQEVQDKTPLGLEAKSFMDKGALVPDEVVNNIVVNKLKSLERSPFILDGFPRTIPQAEFLEKNAIAFDCVIYFKISLESVLDRMSGRLTCPKCGASFHIKYNPPKKEGICDLCGGPLIVRDDDKPETVKRRFETYLKQTQPLLDFYQKKGIVFEVDAEQNIDDIQKMLIGVVDRK; encoded by the coding sequence ATGAAAACTAAAATTTTACTATTAGGAGCACCTGGTTCCGGGAAAGGTACTCAAGCCAAGTATTTGGCTGGAAAGTACAATTTTTTGCATATAGCCATGGGCGATATTTTAAGGCAGGAAGTTCAGGATAAGACACCACTTGGTCTTGAAGCTAAAAGTTTTATGGACAAGGGCGCTTTGGTGCCTGACGAAGTAGTGAACAATATCGTGGTAAACAAACTGAAAAGCCTGGAACGGTCGCCATTTATATTGGATGGATTTCCCAGGACAATACCTCAGGCTGAATTCTTGGAAAAAAATGCCATTGCTTTTGATTGTGTAATATATTTTAAAATTAGCCTGGAAAGCGTACTGGACCGGATGTCCGGCAGGTTAACCTGTCCCAAATGCGGGGCGAGTTTTCATATCAAATACAATCCCCCCAAAAAAGAGGGAATTTGCGATTTATGCGGAGGACCGCTGATAGTAAGGGATGACGATAAGCCCGAAACTGTAAAAAGACGTTTCGAAACTTATTTAAAACAGACTCAACCTTTGCTGGATTTTTATCAGAAAAAAGGTATTGTTTTTGAAGTTGATGCTGAGCAGAATATTGATGATATACAAAAGATGCTCATCGGCGTAGTAGATAGAAAATAA
- the secY gene encoding preprotein translocase subunit SecY, with the protein MASNFSGIFQIEDLQKKLGFTLLIIFIFRIGIHIPIYGLDMNKLASIFGGGDFLGFVDLFSGGALKRFSIFALGIIPYINASIIMQLMTFLYPSLKEMQQEEGESGRKKIQQYTRYLTIFIAIIQSIGITVGLRGILLPNLNFYSFLLFTVVALVAGTTFVMWLGELITERGIGNGGSIIIFVGIIGAMPSYIANTITLIKGGIPIYNVIILVFMLVLVIIGIVVVQEAQRNIPVQYAKRVVGRKMYGGQNTYLPMKINQGGVIPIIFASSVLSVPIMLLQFIPQMTFLHKWINYGTVFYLIAFSGLIFFFTYFYTAITFNPTELADNIKKYGGFILGVRPGKPTADYLDSVISRLTFVGATFLAVISIIPMVSANFTHVTSFMGLGGTALLIIVGVANDIIRQIETILLANKYEKLVR; encoded by the coding sequence ATGGCCAGTAATTTTTCTGGAATCTTTCAGATTGAAGATTTACAAAAAAAATTAGGTTTCACATTATTAATTATTTTTATTTTTAGAATAGGTATTCATATCCCTATTTATGGACTGGACATGAACAAGCTCGCCAGTATCTTCGGTGGTGGGGACTTTCTGGGCTTTGTGGACCTTTTTTCAGGCGGTGCTCTGAAAAGATTTTCCATATTCGCCTTGGGTATTATCCCTTATATCAACGCTTCTATTATCATGCAGCTTATGACTTTTTTATATCCGTCATTAAAAGAAATGCAACAGGAAGAGGGCGAATCAGGACGTAAGAAGATTCAACAGTATACACGTTATCTGACTATTTTTATAGCTATTATTCAGAGTATAGGTATTACTGTAGGATTAAGAGGTATATTACTTCCAAATCTCAATTTTTATTCTTTTTTACTTTTCACAGTAGTAGCACTTGTTGCCGGGACCACTTTTGTAATGTGGCTGGGTGAGCTGATTACAGAGCGAGGTATCGGAAACGGCGGAAGTATCATTATTTTCGTGGGTATAATCGGAGCCATGCCGTCTTATATTGCCAATACCATAACCCTGATCAAGGGAGGAATACCTATTTACAATGTCATTATACTGGTTTTCATGTTAGTGCTGGTAATTATCGGTATAGTAGTAGTGCAGGAAGCTCAACGAAATATTCCTGTCCAATATGCTAAAAGAGTAGTAGGTAGAAAAATGTATGGAGGTCAAAATACATATCTTCCAATGAAAATAAACCAGGGAGGCGTAATCCCAATAATTTTCGCCTCATCAGTGCTTTCAGTGCCGATAATGTTGCTGCAATTTATACCTCAAATGACTTTTTTGCATAAATGGATTAATTATGGAACAGTATTTTATCTGATTGCTTTCTCCGGTTTGATTTTTTTCTTTACTTATTTTTATACTGCTATCACTTTTAACCCGACAGAACTTGCTGATAATATAAAGAAATACGGTGGGTTTATATTAGGAGTAAGGCCAGGCAAACCGACTGCCGATTATCTGGATTCGGTTATATCCAGGTTAACCTTTGTGGGGGCTACTTTCTTGGCAGTTATTTCAATAATTCCAATGGTTTCAGCCAATTTTACGCACGTAACCAGCTTTATGGGCCTGGGCGGAACAGCCCTGCTTATTATTGTTGGTGTTGCCAATGATATTATCAGACAAATTGAAACAATATTATTAGCCAATAAATATGAAAAACTGGTAAGGTGA
- the rplO gene encoding 50S ribosomal protein L15 yields MDLANLKPYKGSKKKRTRVGRGESSGLGKTSGKGSKGQKSRSGGLKRPGFEGGQTPIYRQLPKIRGFKAFTQKDYLAINLNILNKIDVEKIDLTILKSYKIVPKGTKKIKILASAKFEKKVHVVADFFSKKAEELIKKAGGVAEVINGQ; encoded by the coding sequence ATGGATTTAGCAAATTTAAAACCTTATAAAGGAAGCAAGAAAAAAAGAACACGTGTAGGGCGCGGAGAAAGTTCCGGCTTGGGCAAAACTTCTGGTAAAGGCAGCAAAGGACAAAAAAGCAGAAGCGGTGGTTTAAAACGTCCCGGTTTCGAAGGAGGACAAACTCCTATTTACAGGCAATTGCCCAAAATCAGGGGATTTAAAGCTTTTACTCAAAAAGATTATTTAGCAATAAACCTAAACATTTTGAATAAAATTGATGTGGAAAAAATAGATCTGACAATATTAAAGTCATATAAAATCGTACCCAAAGGAACAAAAAAAATTAAAATTTTAGCTTCGGCAAAGTTCGAAAAAAAAGTTCATGTTGTCGCTGACTTCTTCTCAAAAAAAGCAGAAGAATTAATAAAAAAAGCCGGCGGTGTCGCTGAGGTTATTAATGGCCAGTAA
- the rpsE gene encoding 30S ribosomal protein S5, with product MEHKVGDFVEKIVQIRRVTKVVKGGKKLSFRATVVVGDGQGKVGVGVAKAAEVPSAIKKAIHVAKRKMVQVNVVNGTIPHEVLGKLGASKVFLKPAPKGTGVIAGGVIRLVLELAGIHNVVSKSQGASSIINNAYATIDGLTKLKNLEDVKKSRGVNVSVRFVS from the coding sequence ATGGAGCATAAGGTAGGGGATTTTGTAGAAAAAATAGTACAAATCAGACGTGTAACCAAAGTAGTAAAAGGCGGCAAGAAGCTTTCCTTTAGAGCTACCGTAGTTGTAGGTGACGGACAAGGTAAAGTGGGAGTTGGCGTGGCCAAAGCCGCAGAAGTTCCCAGCGCAATAAAAAAAGCAATACATGTAGCCAAAAGAAAGATGGTTCAGGTTAACGTAGTAAATGGTACTATTCCCCATGAAGTACTTGGCAAACTCGGCGCCAGTAAAGTATTTTTAAAACCGGCCCCGAAAGGTACCGGTGTAATCGCGGGCGGCGTTATTCGTCTTGTGTTGGAACTTGCCGGTATCCATAACGTTGTATCCAAGTCTCAGGGTGCATCTTCTATTATTAATAATGCTTATGCAACAATTGACGGTCTGACAAAATTAAAAAATCTGGAAGACGTTAAAAAAAGTCGTGGTGTAAATGTCAGTGTAAGATTTGTGAGTTAA
- the rplR gene encoding 50S ribosomal protein L18 has protein sequence MVKLKKDIKGQADRPRLVVSKSLKNIYAQIIDDTAGKTLIGISSASLKKGRGNIKVADMLGELIATQALEKGIKKVVFDRAGHIYHGRIKAVAEAARKKGLEF, from the coding sequence ATGGTTAAATTGAAAAAAGATATTAAAGGACAGGCGGATAGACCACGCTTGGTAGTAAGTAAAAGTTTAAAGAATATTTATGCCCAGATTATTGATGACACCGCAGGGAAAACCCTCATAGGTATTTCCAGCGCTTCCTTAAAAAAGGGACGAGGTAATATAAAAGTAGCGGATATGCTTGGTGAACTCATAGCCACTCAAGCACTGGAAAAGGGAATAAAAAAAGTAGTATTTGATAGAGCCGGTCATATTTATCATGGCCGTATAAAGGCTGTAGCAGAGGCTGCCAGAAAAAAAGGGCTGGAATTCTAG
- the rplF gene encoding 50S ribosomal protein L6: MSKIGKKPIPITDKVNVEITGSNVKVKGPKGELSVEIHSPKISVTKTDTEILVSRSGDDKEAKTQHGLYNSIIRNMIKGVMDGYEIRLSLVGVGYRVQKKGEGLGLTLGFSHPVEVKPVKGISFVVEGDTKITVKGIDRQLVGQVAADIRKLKGPEPYKGKGVRYFDEHVRKKAGKAGKKQ, from the coding sequence ATGTCAAAAATAGGAAAAAAACCGATTCCCATTACTGATAAAGTTAATGTGGAAATTACAGGTAGCAATGTTAAGGTTAAAGGACCGAAAGGTGAATTGAGCGTAGAAATTCATTCGCCCAAAATAAGTGTTACAAAAACAGATACTGAGATTCTGGTTTCCAGAAGCGGAGACGATAAAGAAGCTAAGACGCAGCATGGTTTATATAATTCCATAATCAGAAATATGATTAAAGGTGTTATGGATGGGTACGAGATACGCCTGTCATTGGTTGGCGTAGGTTATCGCGTACAAAAAAAAGGTGAAGGGCTTGGACTTACTTTAGGTTTTTCTCATCCTGTAGAAGTAAAACCTGTTAAAGGTATATCTTTTGTAGTCGAAGGCGATACCAAAATTACCGTCAAAGGCATTGATAGACAACTCGTAGGGCAGGTTGCTGCTGACATTAGAAAATTAAAAGGCCCTGAACCTTATAAAGGTAAAGGCGTGCGTTATTTTGATGAACATGTACGAAAAAAAGCTGGTAAAGCCGGTAAGAAGCAATAA
- the rpsH gene encoding 30S ribosomal protein S8 gives MSVTDPIADMICILKNAWRVKKEIVIIPFSNIKKEIVKLMKEEGYISQFEIQEDKAKKSIKVYLKYDDNGQSVITDMIRRSTPGKRDYTQKSKIDKVKNGFGVSILSTNKGLLTGKQARINNVGGEVLCYIW, from the coding sequence ATGAGCGTTACTGATCCAATAGCGGATATGATTTGTATACTGAAAAATGCCTGGAGAGTAAAAAAAGAAATTGTTATAATTCCTTTCTCCAATATTAAAAAGGAAATTGTTAAGTTAATGAAAGAAGAAGGTTATATCAGCCAATTTGAAATTCAGGAAGATAAAGCCAAGAAAAGTATAAAAGTTTATTTGAAATATGATGATAACGGTCAGTCTGTAATTACTGATATGATACGCAGAAGCACTCCTGGGAAAAGAGATTATACCCAGAAGAGCAAAATAGATAAAGTTAAAAATGGTTTTGGCGTATCCATATTATCAACCAATAAAGGCCTTTTAACGGGCAAACAGGCGAGAATAAATAACGTTGGCGGAGAAGTGCTCTGCTATATTTGGTAA
- a CDS encoding type Z 30S ribosomal protein S14, whose protein sequence is MARLCMVVKNERKKKTPIQYRRRCNLCGRSRAHIRKFGICRLCLRKLAAQGKLPGVTKASW, encoded by the coding sequence ATGGCAAGACTTTGTATGGTTGTAAAAAATGAAAGAAAAAAGAAAACACCTATTCAATATAGAAGACGATGCAATTTATGCGGTCGTTCACGTGCGCATATTAGAAAATTCGGAATATGCAGGCTTTGTTTAAGAAAATTAGCCGCCCAAGGCAAATTGCCAGGCGTTACTAAGGCTAGCTGGTAG
- the rplE gene encoding 50S ribosomal protein L5 codes for MVDLKEKYKKDIIPELNNKYKYKNINQVPKITKIVINRGLGEAVTNSKVVQSTLDEFRAIFGQQPVITKAKKSIAGFKLRKGLSIGCMVTLRGKKMYNFMNKLFNLVLPKIRDFRGVSTKAFDKQANYTLGIKEQLIFPEVNYDKVDKVRGFNITFVTSCENTDEARELLRLLGMPFRK; via the coding sequence TTGGTGGACTTAAAAGAAAAATATAAAAAAGATATTATACCTGAATTAAATAATAAATATAAATATAAGAATATTAATCAGGTTCCTAAAATAACAAAAATTGTAATTAATCGTGGTTTGGGCGAAGCGGTAACCAATTCCAAGGTTGTGCAAAGCACGCTTGATGAATTCCGGGCCATCTTCGGACAGCAACCTGTTATTACCAAGGCAAAAAAATCCATTGCCGGATTTAAATTAAGAAAAGGATTATCCATCGGATGTATGGTAACTTTACGTGGAAAAAAAATGTATAACTTCATGAACAAACTATTCAATCTTGTTCTTCCTAAAATCAGAGATTTCAGAGGAGTATCTACTAAAGCATTTGATAAGCAGGCTAACTATACTCTGGGTATTAAAGAACAATTAATATTCCCGGAAGTAAATTATGATAAGGTAGATAAAGTAAGAGGCTTTAATATTACTTTCGTTACTTCCTGTGAAAATACCGATGAAGCAAGAGAATTATTAAGATTATTAGGAATGCCTTTTAGAAAATAA
- the rplX gene encoding 50S ribosomal protein L24 yields the protein MNRIKKNDEVIVLTGKNKGKIAKVLQVIPKLKKVVVEKVNLVKRHTKPSQKNTGGIIEKEKPIDWSNVMLVCKYCKKPSKVGFEIVSGKKSRKCSSCGEVIDK from the coding sequence GTGAACAGAATAAAGAAAAATGATGAAGTGATTGTTTTAACAGGTAAAAATAAAGGTAAGATTGCCAAGGTTTTACAAGTTATACCTAAACTGAAAAAAGTAGTAGTTGAAAAAGTAAATCTTGTAAAAAGACATACAAAACCAAGCCAGAAAAACACAGGCGGTATTATAGAAAAAGAAAAACCTATTGATTGGTCAAATGTTATGCTGGTATGCAAATATTGCAAAAAACCGTCAAAGGTTGGTTTTGAAATTGTTAGCGGAAAAAAGAGTCGAAAATGTTCTTCCTGCGGGGAAGTTATCGACAAGTAG
- the rplN gene encoding 50S ribosomal protein L14: MIQQESRLTVADNSGARFILCIRVLGGTKRRYAHVGDIIIGAVKDAIPNTGVKKSEVVRAVVVRTSEPIKRKDGTVVRFDDNAAVIITDQNIPRGTRIFGPVARELRDKDIDFSKIISLAPEVL; the protein is encoded by the coding sequence ATGATACAGCAGGAAAGCAGATTAACAGTTGCCGACAATTCCGGCGCAAGATTTATTTTATGCATCAGAGTATTGGGTGGGACCAAAAGAAGGTATGCCCATGTCGGTGATATTATTATCGGGGCTGTAAAGGATGCCATACCGAATACCGGTGTCAAGAAGAGTGAAGTTGTCAGAGCTGTAGTAGTTAGGACTTCGGAGCCTATTAAACGTAAAGACGGCACAGTTGTTCGTTTCGACGACAATGCCGCTGTAATTATTACTGATCAGAATATTCCCAGGGGCACAAGAATTTTTGGCCCTGTGGCTAGAGAACTGAGAGATAAAGATATTGATTTTTCCAAGATTATCTCTTTGGCTCCGGAAGTATTGTAA
- the rpsQ gene encoding 30S ribosomal protein S17, with amino-acid sequence MAEERNRRKVRTGIVVSDKMDKTAVVKLERRTQHAHYKKIINRFVKVKVHDEKNECKTGDMVSIMETKPLSKEKRWRLVKILERVS; translated from the coding sequence ATGGCTGAAGAAAGAAACAGACGTAAAGTTAGAACTGGAATTGTCGTAAGTGACAAAATGGATAAAACAGCTGTTGTCAAACTAGAAAGAAGAACTCAGCATGCTCATTATAAAAAAATTATTAACAGGTTCGTAAAAGTAAAAGTTCATGATGAAAAAAATGAATGCAAGACAGGTGATATGGTATCTATTATGGAAACGAAGCCTTTAAGTAAAGAAAAAAGATGGAGACTTGTGAAAATTTTAGAAAGGGTTAGTTAA
- the rpmC gene encoding 50S ribosomal protein L29, translating into MSKKKADTTKMTEETMLKTINDKKKEMINGRFQLVANQLKDVKMFQKNRKEIARLYTALNQMKKGDK; encoded by the coding sequence ATGAGTAAGAAAAAAGCAGACACTACGAAAATGACTGAAGAGACTATGTTGAAAACAATTAATGATAAGAAAAAAGAAATGATTAACGGACGTTTTCAACTGGTTGCCAATCAATTAAAAGATGTAAAAATGTTCCAGAAAAACAGAAAAGAAATTGCTCGATTGTACACAGCGTTAAATCAAATGAAAAAAGGTGATAAGTAA
- the rplP gene encoding 50S ribosomal protein L16 has protein sequence MLQPKKQKFRKQQRGRRKGIANKGASLEFGEYGLQCLSNDWITARQIEAARIAMTRFIKRGGRVWIRIFPDKPFTKIPAETRMGKGKGSPEYFVAVVKRGKILFEISDVTEQIAREAMRLAGHKLSVKTKFISKLEIEE, from the coding sequence ATGTTACAGCCGAAAAAACAAAAGTTCAGGAAACAGCAGAGAGGCAGAAGAAAAGGAATAGCCAATAAAGGCGCCAGTCTTGAATTTGGCGAATATGGTTTACAGTGTCTTTCTAATGATTGGATTACCGCCAGACAAATAGAAGCGGCTCGTATTGCCATGACTCGTTTTATTAAAAGAGGCGGCAGGGTATGGATCCGTATTTTCCCGGATAAGCCTTTTACCAAGATTCCTGCTGAAACCAGAATGGGTAAAGGTAAAGGTAGTCCGGAATATTTCGTAGCTGTTGTAAAAAGAGGTAAGATATTGTTCGAAATATCTGATGTAACCGAACAAATAGCCAGGGAAGCCATGAGGCTTGCAGGTCATAAATTGTCGGTAAAAACAAAGTTTATATCAAAATTGGAGATAGAAGAATGA
- the rpsC gene encoding 30S ribosomal protein S3 has protein sequence MGQKVSPTAFRLGIIKDWDSTWYTGKNYAANVLGDENIRKAIYKDFGKAGISIIKIKRKTNNLEIIIKAARPGIIIGKGGSEADKLKISIQNKTQMKDVQLFVVEEKHIDMSAPILGDSIARQLEKRVAFRRAMKQVVNRALKAGAQGIKVSCSGRLGGAEIARTEWYREGKVPLQTIRADIDYAFTEAQTIYGKIGVKVWVYKGDIIEQKKVKEEIIKEDAG, from the coding sequence ATGGGGCAAAAAGTTAGTCCTACGGCGTTCAGATTAGGAATTATTAAAGACTGGGATAGCACATGGTATACAGGTAAGAATTATGCTGCCAATGTACTTGGTGATGAAAACATCAGAAAAGCCATTTATAAAGATTTCGGCAAAGCCGGAATATCTATTATAAAAATTAAAAGAAAAACAAATAACCTGGAAATCATCATTAAGGCTGCCCGTCCCGGAATAATCATTGGTAAGGGTGGCTCAGAAGCTGATAAATTAAAAATTTCAATTCAGAACAAAACCCAAATGAAAGATGTGCAGCTTTTTGTTGTTGAAGAAAAACATATTGATATGAGTGCCCCTATTTTAGGTGATTCTATTGCCAGACAACTGGAAAAAAGGGTTGCTTTCAGAAGGGCTATGAAACAGGTTGTAAACAGGGCTTTAAAAGCCGGAGCTCAAGGAATAAAAGTATCATGTTCCGGTAGATTAGGCGGAGCAGAAATTGCCAGAACAGAATGGTACAGAGAAGGTAAAGTACCTTTACAAACTATTCGCGCGGATATTGATTACGCTTTTACAGAAGCTCAGACTATTTATGGCAAGATTGGCGTAAAAGTTTGGGTATATAAAGGTGATATTATCGAGCAGAAAAAGGTAAAGGAAGAAATTATTAAGGAGGACGCGGGCTAA